A single region of the Montipora capricornis isolate CH-2021 chromosome 13, ASM3666992v2, whole genome shotgun sequence genome encodes:
- the LOC138028522 gene encoding uncharacterized protein: protein MATDKPKTIDDEIDDIGEMYELLKALGLSCKGLKTLDEMKTRVKNEFHKESASEPGWTAGKAYSILSEAKEEDERKRSILLNLYRDAGQCIKELDEKIRHLLQHNVSNVEEKMQNLKERLARKEYFILVAGIW, encoded by the exons ATGGCAACCGACAAACCCAAAACCATTGACGACGAAATCGACGACATAGGGGAAATGTACGAATTACTGAAAGCCCTTGGCCTCTCGTGCAAAGGATTGAAAACGCTGGATGAAATGAAAACTCGAGTAAAAAATGAATTCCACAAGGAGTCAGCCTCGGAACCTGGTTGGACTGCTGGAAAG GCCTACTCCATTTTGTCTGAAGCCAAAGAAGAAGATGAGAGGAAACGAAGCATTTTACTGAATCTGTACAGAGATGCCGGTCAGTGCATAAAAGAGCTGGATGAAAAAATCCGTCATTTACTGCAACATAATGTTAGCAACGTTGAAGAGAAGATGCAAAACCTAAAAGAGCGTCTGGCTCGCAAAGAATATTTCATTCTTGTGGCAGGTATATGGTGA